The Brasilonema sennae CENA114 genome includes a region encoding these proteins:
- a CDS encoding integrase, with protein sequence MGKRKHPPISIHQTLDGTLQVNWSENYNHEFVCLLCNRGRLSHFYYDKTTLCQIQLSCEACHKSTPLSCQLRKSPPISIHQTLDGILQVNWQTDYAGEFICPNCNQGKINNFHHSQKPICKLRLKCDSCSQITNLTCEVPQHPPISIHQTLNGTLQVNWKTDYAGEFICPHCHQGQLNRFSYSKGSVCKLRLGCDFCHQVTYLTGKFKHLPISIHQTLQGTLSVNWAEQYVGEFICPQCNQGQISKFHYDDGLSCQLKLGCNSCSLKTLLCCQVPPQFHSYRQHLVCPNPLCHQIGPDGQKGWIYETFGTSSSQSNCRCYFCHINFHPNATSYGSWVGYQQQETLLNFCFDDDVWDFRHFIKNPPVKILNFKSIKPEWFRVLVKQYLYSLLKSGRYSASAKPMNSLVTLRQFSQILKQHHVHQLPDIKRELILTFLDLNQSNCNRTIREKLYILKDFFDFLGLESQSLVRHRDIPKQTIQDVDWLDEITRQGIKQHLDKIPAPVARHYLVQEYTAARPADICQMAFDCLVEENGQWYIKFYQHKVERWHRLPASREIRRVIEQQQQWIRKTLGSDYSYLFCHFRSIKQSSYPSFSSIKPLPKPPQVTADENSMVRLIRLLIEQEDIRDSNGIRPYFTGKITRASRLQEVRAKHGMEAAQLYADHLSSETTFQHYAPPTREQVAAVDLPFQELLLNSQNRFLPLH encoded by the coding sequence ATGGGTAAACGCAAGCATCCACCAATTTCAATTCACCAAACCCTTGACGGTACTTTACAAGTAAATTGGTCAGAGAACTATAATCATGAATTCGTTTGTCTCCTTTGTAATCGCGGACGATTGAGCCATTTTTATTACGATAAGACAACACTGTGTCAAATTCAATTAAGCTGTGAAGCTTGCCACAAATCCACTCCCCTCTCTTGTCAACTGAGAAAGTCACCACCCATCTCAATTCATCAAACGCTTGACGGTATTTTACAAGTAAATTGGCAAACAGATTATGCTGGCGAGTTTATTTGTCCCAACTGCAACCAGGGAAAAATTAACAATTTTCATCACTCTCAAAAACCAATTTGTAAACTGAGACTTAAATGTGATTCATGCTCTCAGATCACCAACTTAACTTGTGAAGTTCCTCAACACCCACCTATCTCAATTCACCAGACCCTTAACGGTACTTTACAAGTCAATTGGAAGACAGATTATGCTGGTGAGTTTATCTGTCCTCATTGCCATCAGGGACAACTCAACAGATTTTCTTACTCGAAAGGATCTGTTTGCAAACTGAGATTGGGATGTGATTTTTGTCATCAAGTAACATACCTGACTGGTAAATTTAAACATTTACCAATTTCCATTCACCAAACTCTTCAAGGAACTCTATCAGTCAATTGGGCAGAACAGTATGTTGGCGAATTTATTTGTCCTCAGTGTAATCAAGGACAAATAAGCAAATTTCATTATGACGATGGACTTAGTTGTCAACTCAAACTAGGATGTAACTCTTGCTCCCTTAAGACTCTGCTTTGTTGTCAAGTTCCACCTCAGTTTCACAGTTATCGCCAGCATTTAGTTTGTCCTAATCCCCTGTGCCATCAAATTGGCCCTGATGGACAGAAAGGATGGATTTACGAGACCTTTGGGACGAGTAGCAGCCAGAGTAATTGTCGCTGTTACTTCTGCCACATAAATTTTCACCCTAACGCCACAAGTTATGGCAGTTGGGTTGGGTATCAACAACAAGAAACTTTATTAAATTTCTGTTTTGATGATGATGTTTGGGATTTTCGCCATTTTATCAAAAACCCACCCGTGAAAATCCTTAACTTTAAGTCAATTAAACCTGAGTGGTTTCGTGTCCTAGTCAAGCAATATCTATATTCTTTACTCAAATCAGGTAGGTATTCTGCTAGCGCAAAACCGATGAATTCTCTAGTGACTTTGCGTCAGTTTAGTCAAATTTTGAAGCAACATCATGTCCACCAACTCCCTGATATTAAGCGAGAACTCATCTTAACCTTTCTCGACCTCAATCAAAGTAACTGTAATCGAACCATTCGAGAAAAGCTATATATCCTCAAAGATTTTTTTGATTTTTTAGGATTAGAATCTCAAAGCTTAGTTCGTCATCGAGATATTCCTAAACAGACAATTCAGGACGTGGATTGGTTGGATGAAATCACCCGTCAAGGAATTAAACAGCATCTCGATAAAATTCCTGCTCCTGTTGCTCGTCACTACTTAGTGCAAGAATATACGGCTGCTCGTCCAGCAGATATCTGTCAGATGGCTTTTGATTGTTTAGTTGAAGAAAATGGTCAATGGTATATCAAGTTTTATCAGCATAAAGTGGAACGATGGCACAGACTACCTGCTTCTCGTGAGATTAGACGAGTTATTGAACAACAACAGCAATGGATTAGGAAAACCTTAGGTTCAGATTACTCCTATCTGTTTTGTCATTTTAGAAGTATTAAACAGAGTTCTTACCCATCATTTTCTAGCATCAAACCATTACCCAAACCCCCGCAAGTAACAGCAGATGAAAACTCAATGGTTCGTCTTATTCGTCTGTTGATAGAGCAAGAAGACATCCGTGATAGCAATGGTATTAGACCCTACTTTACAGGTAAGATTACCCGCGCTAGTCGCCTGCAAGAAGTGAGGGCTAAACATGGAATGGAAGCAGCTCAACTCTATGCTGACCACCTCAGTAGTGAAACGACATTTCAGCACTATGCGCCTCCCACTAGGGAGCAAGTAGCGGCAGTAGATTTACCTTTTCAGGAACTTCTACTGAATTCACAAAACCGCTTCCTCCCGCTTCATTAA
- a CDS encoding ATP-binding protein — MKSSFNCLEDLLANNYPVIACESPLQERHRLLTRIAAYCQNTGNKAYIWNLNESSIKELAVGVKENLILREFNDYKPTVKQNKEDYFQVLNFWKGYSEIGILIVENIFPWIKENNNQSADFLIVSSWIKSSLINLKHSNQDSGKTTILLGHHAEITSEMAAIIPLWTQELPDTQEIIDNLINSKILPSTYTDQDWLEIAYSSAGLYISDIISCFKDIEKTHPTGNSSEIAKLLLSRKIQLLNRLYDIEFLPPPKVQLGGLELMQESFKKFKRLLTPRAKQYNLRVPKGIMLVGPPGTGKSHSAKACSQNMGIPLIMVDWGNFRSFGNQAEVKLKRLLRLVDRLNQVILYFDDFDKGFAGDDDLAKRLAGQLLTWMQERTSDVLVIASVNRMEWLPPELTRAGRFDYLFKVDLPNNGERHTIFKLHAARFDKRFRNSNDPWSEDEWRRILKATNRCVGSEIQTIVERAAFSIFCTMTAEDTYTSSELPPLELTIEALLEERRQINPLAIREADRVESMRNKADQQALPSSLRDESKFAVGNINIFS; from the coding sequence ATGAAATCCAGCTTTAATTGTCTAGAAGACCTTCTTGCCAATAATTATCCCGTCATCGCCTGCGAATCCCCCCTCCAAGAACGTCACCGCCTCCTCACCCGTATCGCTGCTTACTGTCAAAATACAGGTAATAAAGCTTACATATGGAATCTCAATGAGTCCAGTATTAAGGAACTAGCTGTCGGCGTGAAAGAAAATCTCATTCTGCGAGAGTTCAATGACTATAAACCAACCGTCAAACAAAATAAAGAAGACTATTTTCAAGTACTCAATTTTTGGAAGGGTTATTCTGAAATCGGGATATTAATTGTTGAGAATATCTTCCCTTGGATAAAAGAAAATAACAATCAATCAGCCGATTTTTTGATTGTATCGTCATGGATTAAGTCGTCCCTAATTAACCTCAAGCATTCCAACCAAGATAGCGGGAAAACTACTATATTACTAGGACACCACGCCGAGATAACAAGCGAAATGGCGGCTATTATTCCTTTATGGACACAAGAACTGCCAGATACACAAGAAATTATTGACAATTTAATTAATAGTAAAATTCTCCCTTCAACATATACAGACCAAGACTGGTTGGAAATTGCATATAGTAGTGCTGGATTGTATATTTCTGATATTATTTCTTGCTTCAAAGATATTGAAAAAACTCACCCTACCGGAAATTCCAGCGAGATAGCTAAACTTCTACTATCAAGAAAAATTCAATTGCTCAACCGCTTGTATGATATAGAGTTTTTACCTCCACCAAAAGTGCAACTTGGGGGATTAGAACTCATGCAGGAATCCTTCAAAAAGTTCAAGCGATTGCTCACCCCGCGTGCCAAACAATACAATCTGCGTGTACCCAAGGGTATCATGCTCGTAGGACCACCAGGAACGGGAAAATCACACTCAGCAAAAGCCTGTTCTCAAAATATGGGGATTCCCCTCATCATGGTCGATTGGGGTAACTTTAGAAGTTTTGGTAATCAAGCAGAAGTTAAACTCAAACGCTTATTGCGACTGGTAGATAGGCTTAACCAAGTAATTTTGTATTTTGACGACTTCGATAAAGGCTTCGCTGGGGATGACGACCTGGCCAAACGGCTTGCGGGTCAGTTGTTGACTTGGATGCAAGAGCGCACATCAGACGTACTGGTCATCGCGTCGGTTAACCGGATGGAATGGTTACCACCCGAACTCACCCGCGCTGGACGGTTTGACTATTTATTTAAGGTAGACCTACCCAACAATGGGGAAAGACATACAATATTTAAGCTTCATGCCGCCCGATTTGACAAGCGCTTCCGCAATAGTAACGACCCCTGGAGCGAGGACGAATGGCGGCGTATCCTGAAAGCGACTAACCGTTGCGTAGGATCTGAAATCCAGACGATTGTTGAGCGTGCTGCTTTTAGTATTTTTTGCACGATGACAGCAGAAGATACCTACACATCCTCAGAACTCCCACCCCTAGAATTAACCATTGAAGCGCTGCTTGAAGAACGCCGCCAAATCAACCCGCTTGCTATCCGCGAAGCCGATAGAGTCGAGTCGATGCGTAATAAAGCTGACCAACAAGCTTTACCTAGTAGCCTGCGAGATGAAAGTAAGTTTGCTGTTGGAAACATCAATATTTTCAGCTAG
- a CDS encoding tyrosine-type recombinase/integrase: MAKVEWAISPHTEERFSCVFDYQTCLPIEPIQRFLNYCRKRQLAPNTVSTYAYRLVDFWRWLESKSLNWYEVGLNELADFVNWYLLGGEVEAISENVREIVAKRSPRTVNQAVTAILEFYTYHTIEGRIEEKHFTKLTHGWGKRGGFLRGIAKSNPQKSKRIKIKEPKLFGGCLLDEEVAALANACTTYRDRLIIMLLRSTGVRRGELLGLHLEDVKDLDVSGRIRIVRREDNPNRAMAKGREREIPILFQRSAIQETFHAYLLEEYPHRAETLGHGMLFVNLSGKWVGQAMSLVRLNKLFDQLHKRTGIKAHPHLFRHTFATRMLQDNYLDQYVQQLLGHRSIVTTKDIYSHVLDEMTLEQYLREEEN, encoded by the coding sequence ATGGCCAAGGTAGAATGGGCAATATCCCCTCACACAGAAGAACGATTTAGCTGTGTCTTCGACTACCAAACCTGCTTACCCATAGAGCCAATCCAAAGGTTTTTGAACTATTGTAGAAAGCGACAATTAGCACCTAACACAGTCAGTACATACGCTTATCGACTGGTAGACTTTTGGCGCTGGCTAGAATCCAAATCTCTCAACTGGTATGAGGTTGGGTTAAATGAATTGGCAGACTTTGTGAATTGGTACTTGCTAGGTGGTGAAGTTGAAGCAATCTCAGAAAATGTTAGAGAAATTGTTGCCAAAAGGAGTCCTCGCACTGTCAATCAAGCAGTCACCGCCATCCTTGAATTCTATACCTATCACACAATTGAGGGCAGGATTGAGGAAAAACATTTCACGAAACTAACGCACGGTTGGGGAAAACGAGGAGGCTTTCTTAGAGGAATCGCTAAAAGCAATCCACAAAAGAGCAAACGCATCAAAATAAAAGAACCGAAACTCTTCGGTGGTTGTCTACTAGATGAAGAAGTCGCAGCCTTAGCCAACGCCTGTACAACTTATCGAGACAGGTTAATTATCATGCTGCTGCGCTCAACAGGAGTGCGGCGGGGAGAACTGTTAGGATTACACCTGGAAGATGTGAAAGACTTAGATGTCAGTGGACGCATTCGGATTGTACGCAGAGAAGACAATCCTAATCGCGCAATGGCTAAAGGAAGAGAACGAGAAATCCCCATTCTTTTCCAACGGTCAGCTATTCAAGAGACCTTTCATGCCTACTTATTAGAAGAATATCCGCATAGAGCCGAAACTTTGGGACATGGAATGTTATTCGTCAATTTATCAGGTAAGTGGGTAGGACAAGCGATGTCTTTAGTTCGCTTAAATAAATTATTTGACCAACTCCATAAACGAACAGGAATTAAAGCACATCCGCACTTATTTCGCCATACCTTCGCTACTAGAATGCTGCAAGATAATTATCTTGACCAATATGTACAACAGCTTTTAGGACATCGTTCAATTGTCACAACGAAAGACATTTACAGTCATGTTCTTGATGAAATGACCCTAGAGCAATACTTAAGAGAAGAAGAAAATTAA
- a CDS encoding tyrosine-type recombinase/integrase: MASAFTSETLHERIALSELGKQWINDPLMNQDVWSLLELGYSQEECRINGHYHLYFHKFSLPWLKHLTQLTIKASIRERYSLGRIIHRLGCLNHLDRFLCNHGYTQPQSLTEALLHQFISEINSGNRQNAIAYALNLWKEEQWLEISFIPIKLKQNSPKIETIPEEVLYQIYEKFDLFPPTIERLFRLQLVLGCRIGEILTMPRHSLKQEGDKWLLLRWFEKRKHWRFVQIHPKVAELVQEQQRFLDAQFGRDFEFDKLFCTVYSPQKSIPWADRELDTVLCYQPQTITRLRISTWLTNFREVADLKDKHGNRFKLTSHMFRRTKASIMAHCEVEDEYIAAVLGHSSLDMLPHYRQRSLIRLEKEANLKGYVDMYGRVTSFKPRKTRYEKLANLLKVSTPLGECHRPTMLGDCQHRYACLSCPHHRVTPEDKSQLEADLKRLQQDHYQAQKNGQSRRVTEINNLLALIQKRLDGLSELQHLQEHKTNG, from the coding sequence ATGGCTTCAGCATTTACCTCAGAGACATTACATGAGCGAATTGCACTCTCTGAGTTAGGGAAACAGTGGATTAATGACCCTTTAATGAATCAAGATGTTTGGTCACTGTTAGAGTTAGGTTATAGCCAAGAAGAATGTCGAATTAATGGACATTATCATCTCTACTTTCACAAGTTTTCACTCCCTTGGTTAAAACATCTGACCCAACTAACCATTAAAGCCAGCATTCGAGAGCGATATTCCCTCGGTCGTATTATTCATCGCCTTGGCTGTTTAAACCATTTAGATCGTTTTTTATGTAATCATGGATATACACAACCCCAATCTTTGACAGAAGCACTCCTCCATCAATTTATTAGCGAAATTAATAGCGGTAATCGTCAGAATGCGATTGCTTATGCCCTCAATCTTTGGAAAGAAGAACAGTGGCTAGAAATTTCCTTTATCCCCATCAAACTTAAACAAAATTCTCCTAAAATCGAGACAATTCCAGAGGAAGTACTTTACCAAATCTACGAAAAATTTGACTTATTCCCCCCGACAATTGAAAGACTGTTTCGCTTGCAATTGGTTTTAGGTTGCCGCATTGGAGAAATTCTCACTATGCCACGCCATAGCCTCAAACAGGAAGGCGACAAATGGTTGTTACTACGTTGGTTTGAAAAACGCAAACACTGGCGATTTGTTCAGATTCATCCTAAGGTAGCCGAATTAGTTCAAGAACAGCAGAGATTCCTCGATGCTCAATTTGGAAGAGATTTTGAATTCGATAAACTATTTTGTACCGTTTATAGTCCCCAAAAAAGTATTCCTTGGGCTGACAGAGAATTAGATACAGTACTGTGCTATCAACCCCAAACAATTACCAGATTGAGAATTAGTACCTGGCTAACTAATTTTCGAGAGGTAGCAGACTTAAAAGACAAACATGGCAACAGATTTAAACTAACTAGCCATATGTTTCGTCGCACAAAAGCCAGCATTATGGCTCATTGTGAAGTAGAGGATGAATATATCGCTGCCGTACTAGGTCACAGTTCCTTAGATATGCTACCTCATTATCGTCAGCGTTCGCTTATCAGGTTAGAAAAAGAAGCTAATCTCAAAGGTTATGTAGATATGTATGGTCGAGTTACTTCTTTTAAACCAAGAAAAACTAGGTATGAAAAATTAGCTAATCTCCTCAAAGTTAGTACCCCCTTGGGAGAATGTCATCGTCCTACCATGTTAGGAGATTGTCAACATCGCTATGCCTGTCTAAGCTGTCCTCATCATCGCGTAACACCCGAAGATAAATCACAGTTAGAAGCTGACTTGAAGCGCTTACAGCAAGACCATTATCAAGCGCAAAAAAATGGACAGTCAAGACGAGTGACTGAGATTAATAACTTATTAGCTTTAATCCAAAAACGTCTTGACGGTTTGTCAGAATTACAACATCTTCAAGAGCATAAAACTAATGGGTAA
- a CDS encoding Rpn family recombination-promoting nuclease/putative transposase translates to MEQPPPDARNYRFESVEVKEPTFRIDGVFLPPPNASPQIVFFAEVQFQKDELLYHRFFSESLLYLYRNPALYDDWYGIIIFQSRSLEPENTAIHRSLLAGSQVRRIYLDELGNPDKQPVGISLMQLTIAPEAQMVNQARRLIERVRVEETANPFKDEIIEVITTIAVYKFANLSREEVEAMLGVNLEETRVYQEAKEEGRHEVKLELVPRMLTRGMTIEEIAELLNLTISQVQRAAQQESQD, encoded by the coding sequence GTGGAGCAACCGCCACCGGATGCTAGGAACTACCGCTTTGAGTCGGTTGAAGTGAAGGAACCGACGTTCCGGATTGATGGCGTATTCTTACCACCACCTAATGCTTCGCCTCAAATTGTCTTCTTTGCAGAAGTGCAATTTCAAAAGGATGAGTTGCTCTACCATCGCTTCTTCTCAGAGTCTCTGCTGTACCTGTATCGCAATCCCGCGCTCTACGATGACTGGTACGGGATTATCATCTTCCAGTCTCGCAGCTTAGAACCAGAAAACACCGCGATACATCGCTCGCTCCTTGCTGGTTCACAGGTGCGACGGATTTATCTTGATGAGTTGGGCAACCCAGATAAACAGCCTGTGGGGATTAGCCTGATGCAGTTGACCATCGCCCCCGAAGCTCAGATGGTTAATCAGGCAAGACGGTTGATTGAGCGGGTGCGGGTGGAGGAGACTGCTAACCCATTCAAGGACGAGATAATAGAGGTGATCACTACAATCGCCGTTTACAAGTTTGCCAATCTAAGCCGCGAGGAGGTCGAAGCAATGTTAGGAGTTAATCTAGAAGAAACTAGAGTTTACCAGGAAGCCAAGGAAGAGGGACGACATGAAGTGAAGCTGGAGCTGGTGCCCCGGATGCTGACGCGTGGTATGACAATCGAAGAGATTGCTGAGTTACTTAACTTAACAATCTCACAAGTGCAACGAGCGGCTCAACAAGAATCCCAAGATTGA
- a CDS encoding DUF192 domain-containing protein has product MKVTRPTTQRIIQTKGAQTSPKSLFFKILFVVGPIAGFTAALSPLSLYFWNHQPQYLPIGATFTSNNQTITLEVARVAQELSKGLKFRKSIPNNHGMLFVINKSEPISLWMKDTHIPLDMIFLKSGEIKHIVRNVPPCTTQECPKYNSVYPVNQVIELPAGSVDSLGLNNGGFLKINLK; this is encoded by the coding sequence ATGAAAGTCACAAGACCAACCACTCAAAGAATAATTCAAACAAAAGGCGCACAAACTTCACCAAAAAGCCTATTCTTCAAAATTCTCTTTGTCGTTGGACCAATTGCTGGTTTTACTGCTGCCCTCTCACCCCTATCACTCTACTTTTGGAATCATCAACCCCAGTATCTACCTATTGGTGCAACCTTTACTAGTAATAACCAAACTATCACACTAGAGGTAGCTAGAGTTGCCCAAGAACTATCCAAAGGACTCAAATTCCGCAAGTCAATACCGAACAACCACGGGATGCTATTTGTTATCAACAAATCAGAACCAATTAGCTTGTGGATGAAGGATACTCACATTCCCCTAGATATGATATTTCTTAAAAGTGGAGAAATTAAACATATCGTCAGGAATGTACCACCCTGTACAACTCAGGAATGTCCTAAATACAATTCAGTGTACCCTGTAAACCAAGTCATCGAATTACCTGCTGGTAGTGTAGATTCTTTAGGGTTAAATAATGGAGGATTTCTCAAAATCAATCTTAAATAG
- a CDS encoding WGR domain-containing protein produces the protein MTVKIAYELDKWLKSKWQRDTRFYTLTLCQNLFGEWIITKTWGSAIYRGFGKSKDLDCKDYQAALITYYKLQERRSKRGYKRVDPESRY, from the coding sequence ATGACTGTAAAAATTGCCTACGAACTTGACAAATGGCTGAAATCGAAGTGGCAAAGAGATACCCGATTCTACACCTTAACCCTTTGCCAAAACCTATTTGGAGAGTGGATTATCACCAAAACTTGGGGCAGTGCCATCTATCGAGGATTCGGCAAGTCAAAAGATTTAGATTGCAAAGATTATCAAGCTGCTTTAATAACTTACTACAAGCTGCAAGAGCGAAGGTCCAAGCGAGGGTATAAAAGAGTTGACCCTGAGTCAAGATATTGA
- a CDS encoding DUF6262 family protein, which translates to MAKQLNREKQAAVLRSAQQKRKQHKREQVFRAIEEIQKSGKPLTFPNIAKVAGCSISYLYKWTELTEYIHDLQSRKTQQLNSLEEKQPGPHSLKTLSEVFKQRIRELEAENKELKRQNQNLRGHVAEIFELRSECERLRTQIKHLTTPESSPKVVSLNSVPNKSDSAEFKNLSQEITRLITEMGIKIGVRLKQEIAKHEPERVKLAISAFRQYRSHNSIESPGACLLAMIRDEAEPNVPQKAMTPLEDEFERWYRQAIESGFCQDVPKKYLPIQQGEILVRVSNDEFLSGYELLSWRIAKAKMEDNENSSIS; encoded by the coding sequence ATGGCGAAGCAACTTAATCGGGAAAAACAGGCTGCTGTCCTTCGGTCAGCTCAACAAAAGCGAAAACAGCACAAACGTGAACAAGTGTTTCGCGCTATTGAAGAGATTCAAAAAAGCGGTAAACCCTTGACCTTCCCCAATATTGCTAAGGTGGCTGGCTGTTCCATTTCCTACCTCTACAAATGGACAGAATTAACTGAATACATTCATGATTTACAATCGCGAAAAACACAACAACTCAACTCATTAGAGGAGAAACAACCTGGACCCCATAGCCTCAAAACTCTCTCTGAAGTATTCAAGCAACGGATTCGAGAACTGGAGGCTGAAAATAAAGAATTAAAGCGACAGAATCAGAACTTGAGGGGTCATGTTGCTGAAATCTTCGAGTTGAGATCCGAATGTGAAAGACTGCGAACACAAATTAAGCATTTGACCACACCTGAATCATCCCCAAAAGTTGTTTCTTTGAACTCGGTTCCCAACAAGTCTGATAGTGCCGAATTCAAGAATCTATCTCAAGAGATTACTCGTTTAATTACCGAAATGGGCATCAAAATCGGTGTTAGATTAAAACAGGAAATAGCCAAACATGAGCCAGAGAGGGTGAAGTTGGCAATATCCGCCTTCAGGCAGTACCGAAGCCATAACAGCATTGAGAGTCCCGGCGCTTGCTTGCTGGCAATGATTCGTGATGAAGCTGAACCTAATGTTCCTCAGAAGGCGATGACTCCTCTTGAGGATGAGTTTGAACGTTGGTATCGTCAGGCTATTGAGAGTGGTTTCTGTCAGGATGTTCCGAAAAAATATTTACCTATACAGCAAGGAGAAATTTTGGTTAGAGTCAGTAATGATGAATTTTTATCAGGTTATGAACTACTCTCCTGGCGAATAGCTAAAGCGAAAATGGAAGATAATGAGAATTCATCAATATCTTGA
- a CDS encoding HNH endonuclease — protein sequence MTGKNRNRYPLNWDTIALEVKSKSDWKCTRCGMQCLRPTDKKEGLSRRERSIKTLVVHHWNYTPEDNRNENLAALCSSLCRIHVVERLM from the coding sequence ATGACTGGCAAAAACCGCAACCGCTATCCTTTAAACTGGGATACTATCGCGCTTGAGGTCAAATCAAAATCTGACTGGAAATGCACGCGCTGCGGTATGCAATGCTTACGTCCAACTGATAAAAAAGAAGGATTATCTCGTAGGGAACGCAGCATCAAAACATTAGTTGTCCACCACTGGAATTACACGCCCGAAGACAATCGAAACGAAAATCTCGCGGCTTTATGCAGCAGCTTATGTAGAATCCACGTCGTAGAAAGGTTGATGTGA